A genomic window from Flavobacterium phycosphaerae includes:
- a CDS encoding PepSY-associated TM helix domain-containing protein, with protein sequence MKQATIRNLHRDLGYFYIGLIISFAFSGILMNHRESWHPEKYTIETKAIEVQLPAEDAINEKFADSLGKTLGIDDKIRRHKVDEGKFKISFEKHDVELDMKTGKGEIVSYIKTPVISQMMKLHKSTSNWWIYYGDIFGISLIIIAITGAIMIPVGKFNFKRRGWKLALAGIVFPLLFLFLLG encoded by the coding sequence ATGAAACAAGCCACTATCCGCAACCTTCACCGTGACCTAGGGTATTTTTATATCGGGTTGATTATTTCCTTTGCCTTTTCCGGAATTCTGATGAATCACCGTGAAAGCTGGCATCCTGAGAAATACACCATCGAAACCAAAGCCATCGAAGTACAACTTCCGGCCGAAGATGCCATCAATGAAAAATTTGCTGATTCGTTAGGCAAAACATTAGGCATCGATGACAAAATACGCCGTCATAAAGTGGATGAAGGAAAATTCAAAATCTCTTTCGAAAAGCACGATGTAGAACTTGATATGAAAACCGGAAAAGGTGAAATTGTTTCTTATATCAAAACGCCGGTAATCAGCCAAATGATGAAGTTGCACAAAAGCACTTCCAACTGGTGGATTTACTATGGTGATATTTTTGGAATTTCGTTAATAATCATCGCTATTACCGGTGCGATAATGATACCGGTGGGAAAATTTAACTTTAAACGAAGAGGATGGAAACTGGCTCTGGCCGGCATTGTCTTTCCACTTTTGTTTTTGTTTTTGTTGGGTTAA
- a CDS encoding DUF983 domain-containing protein: MLKSLYHIFRNECPNCHEGKVFADKSFFFSLGFPKMNEHCSHCNFKFEKEPGYFFGAMFVNYALTVGEGIVTYFIASPFFEETFDLRIIPIIGTVIVLLSCFNIRLSRMIWIYMFKNYSM, from the coding sequence ATGTTAAAAAGTCTGTACCATATTTTCCGCAATGAATGCCCTAATTGTCATGAAGGCAAAGTGTTTGCCGATAAAAGTTTCTTTTTCAGCTTGGGTTTTCCCAAAATGAACGAGCATTGCAGCCATTGTAATTTTAAGTTTGAAAAAGAACCCGGTTATTTCTTCGGTGCCATGTTTGTCAATTACGCGTTAACGGTAGGTGAGGGCATTGTTACTTATTTTATAGCCAGTCCGTTTTTTGAAGAAACATTCGACTTAAGAATCATCCCAATTATAGGGACGGTGATTGTTTTGCTGAGTTGTTTTAACATCCGGTTATCAAGGATGATTTGGATTTATATGTTCAAAAACTATTCGATGTAA
- a CDS encoding AraC family transcriptional regulator: MKKNPVYSIANFEAPISVKDLYVNTFKKHLETNSFIEKSHRHNFYLLVLFTNGSGTHEIDFAQFSIKPGSLFVLQPGQIHHWHLSSDIEGYIIFYSQEIYNLYFGHKKIEEYPFYQSVMNQPELFFEATELAQIQPYFDLMLSENQNNHPKREDKLLNLLDCIHIEISRKYLSDTHHVAHTYNYKIHQFEQFLEQFFKTEKSPSFYATKMNITLKHLNRICKDILNQTVTELISKRVILEAKRNLINPELSINQVADALGFDNYSYFTKLFKKQTGKTPKEFRKN; the protein is encoded by the coding sequence TTGAAAAAGAATCCGGTTTACAGCATCGCAAATTTTGAAGCACCAATCAGCGTCAAAGATTTGTATGTTAATACGTTTAAAAAGCATCTGGAAACCAACAGTTTTATTGAAAAATCACATCGGCACAACTTTTATTTACTGGTATTATTTACCAATGGTAGTGGCACTCATGAGATAGATTTTGCTCAATTCAGCATCAAACCCGGAAGCTTATTTGTATTACAACCGGGACAAATTCACCATTGGCATTTGTCTTCAGACATTGAAGGTTATATTATTTTTTATTCGCAGGAGATTTACAACTTGTATTTTGGTCATAAGAAAATTGAAGAGTATCCTTTTTATCAATCGGTGATGAACCAACCGGAACTTTTTTTTGAAGCAACAGAACTGGCCCAAATTCAACCTTACTTTGATTTAATGTTATCTGAAAACCAAAACAACCATCCAAAGAGAGAAGACAAATTATTGAATTTACTAGATTGCATTCATATTGAAATTTCAAGAAAATACCTTTCAGACACGCATCATGTTGCCCATACTTATAATTACAAAATCCATCAGTTCGAGCAGTTTTTGGAACAGTTTTTCAAAACCGAAAAATCGCCCTCGTTTTATGCTACCAAAATGAACATCACGCTCAAGCATTTGAACCGAATCTGCAAAGACATACTGAATCAAACCGTCACCGAACTCATCAGCAAACGTGTTATTTTAGAAGCAAAACGGAATTTAATCAATCCGGAACTGTCTATCAATCAGGTTGCCGATGCACTGGGCTTTGACAATTATTCATATTTCACCAAACTGTTTAAAAAGCAAACCGGAAAAACACCAAAGGAATTCCGGAAAAACTAA
- a CDS encoding aminoacyl-histidine dipeptidase, with translation MSQEIRNLEPKALWNKFADLNAVPRPSKKEERVIEFMKNFGNSLGLETFEDEIRNVIIRKPATPGMENRKTVVLQGHLDMVHQKNNDTNFDFLTQGIEMYVDGDWVRAKGTTLGADNGLGVAAIMAVLESKDIPHPAIDALFTIDEETGMTGALNLKGGILKGEILLNLDTEEDDEIDIGCAGGIDVTANRNYNEEETPEGSVGYTITVKGLNGGHSGMDINKGLGNANKIMNRLLFDGFENFGLQISEINGGSLRNAIPRESVAKVIVAGMYDEAFVFDMQEIINDIKAEYKTTEPNLTIEIVKGDLPSKVMDLGVQEGLLRSIYAAHNGVYRMSADMEDLVETSNNIARVIVKDGEISIQNLTRSSVESSKMDLANGLRSAYELFGCEVTFGGSYPGWTPNVNSEILEVLVNIYEKQNGTKPNVVACHAGLECGILGTNYPGMDMISFGPTIHGAHSPDERASIKSSQKFWKFYLEILANIPLKN, from the coding sequence ATGAGCCAAGAAATTAGAAACCTTGAACCAAAAGCACTTTGGAACAAGTTCGCCGATTTAAATGCGGTGCCTCGTCCGTCTAAAAAAGAGGAAAGAGTAATCGAATTCATGAAAAACTTCGGAAATAGCCTCGGATTGGAGACTTTTGAAGATGAGATTCGAAATGTTATCATCAGAAAACCGGCTACTCCGGGCATGGAAAACCGAAAAACCGTTGTGCTGCAAGGGCATTTGGATATGGTGCACCAAAAAAATAATGATACTAATTTTGATTTTCTTACCCAAGGCATCGAGATGTATGTTGATGGGGACTGGGTTCGTGCCAAAGGAACCACTCTTGGGGCTGACAACGGATTGGGTGTAGCCGCTATTATGGCCGTTTTAGAAAGTAAAGATATTCCGCATCCAGCTATTGATGCGCTTTTTACTATAGACGAAGAAACCGGAATGACCGGGGCTTTGAACTTAAAAGGCGGTATTTTAAAAGGTGAAATTCTATTGAATTTAGATACCGAAGAAGATGACGAAATCGACATCGGTTGTGCCGGTGGCATTGATGTTACAGCCAACAGAAATTATAACGAAGAGGAAACTCCGGAAGGCTCAGTAGGGTACACTATTACCGTAAAAGGCTTGAATGGAGGACATTCCGGAATGGATATCAACAAAGGATTAGGCAATGCCAACAAAATCATGAACCGTTTATTGTTTGATGGTTTCGAGAATTTTGGGTTGCAGATTTCGGAAATTAATGGGGGTAGTTTACGCAACGCAATTCCAAGAGAAAGTGTTGCTAAAGTGATTGTGGCCGGTATGTACGACGAAGCATTTGTATTTGACATGCAGGAAATCATCAACGATATAAAAGCGGAATACAAAACGACAGAACCTAATCTTACCATCGAAATTGTAAAAGGCGATTTGCCAAGCAAGGTAATGGATTTGGGCGTTCAGGAAGGATTACTTCGTTCGATTTACGCGGCTCATAACGGCGTGTATCGTATGTCTGCCGATATGGAAGATTTAGTGGAAACATCAAATAATATTGCTCGTGTTATTGTAAAAGACGGTGAAATTTCGATTCAAAATTTGACACGTTCTTCTGTTGAAAGTTCAAAAATGGACTTGGCCAATGGCTTGCGCTCGGCATACGAACTGTTTGGTTGCGAAGTAACTTTTGGTGGAAGCTATCCGGGTTGGACACCTAATGTAAATTCGGAGATACTAGAAGTTTTGGTAAACATTTATGAAAAACAAAACGGTACCAAACCCAATGTAGTAGCTTGTCATGCCGGATTAGAATGTGGAATTTTGGGAACCAATTATCCGGGGATGGACATGATTTCGTTTGGACCAACCATTCACGGAGCCCACAGTCCTGATGAAAGAGCCTCGATTAAATCGTCACAAAAATTCTGGAAATTCTATTTAGAGATATTGGCGAATATACCTTTGAAAAACTAG
- a CDS encoding DUF3810 domain-containing protein, with product MKRKYILPTFLLFQIFMLRFLAFFPETVERFYSNGLYVYISHFSRIVLGKIPFSVGDIIYGIVIVYCIYWFYRNRKSSWKDKIWASLSFMAVAYFLFHLLWAFNYYREPLFEKMSIQRDYTNEDLYAFTEKLIAKTNEVQFKITHDHNQKVVNPYSQDSIFAMTQNGYTNLAKQYPFFKYEIPSRKKSLFSLPLTYMGFGGYLNPFTNESQVNSKLPMYGFPNVVCHEMAHQIGYASESECNFIGFMACIKNEDLYFQYAAYTTALRYCLENVYLKNEAKFKAMKPKINKGIFENYKESEVFWAEYDTFIDKGFHIFYDQFLKTNQQQDGIESYSKFVNLLINYYKERDSKLAEFI from the coding sequence TTGAAACGCAAATACATACTTCCGACTTTTTTACTTTTTCAGATTTTCATGCTGAGATTTTTGGCTTTTTTTCCTGAAACGGTGGAACGTTTTTACAGCAATGGGTTGTATGTGTACATTTCACATTTTTCCAGAATTGTTTTGGGAAAAATCCCTTTCTCTGTAGGCGATATTATCTACGGAATAGTCATTGTCTACTGTATTTATTGGTTTTATCGAAATCGAAAATCATCATGGAAAGACAAAATTTGGGCATCCCTAAGTTTTATGGCGGTGGCTTATTTTTTGTTTCATTTGCTTTGGGCTTTCAATTATTACCGGGAACCGCTTTTTGAAAAAATGAGCATCCAACGCGATTATACCAATGAAGATTTGTATGCTTTTACAGAAAAGTTAATTGCCAAGACCAATGAAGTGCAATTCAAAATCACTCATGACCACAACCAAAAAGTAGTTAATCCTTATTCGCAGGACAGCATTTTTGCCATGACACAAAACGGATACACGAATTTAGCCAAACAATATCCGTTCTTCAAGTATGAAATTCCCAGCCGAAAGAAATCACTATTCAGTTTACCCCTAACCTATATGGGATTTGGCGGTTATTTGAATCCGTTTACCAATGAATCTCAAGTTAATTCTAAATTGCCAATGTATGGTTTTCCTAATGTGGTTTGTCACGAAATGGCCCATCAAATTGGTTATGCCAGCGAAAGTGAATGTAATTTTATTGGTTTTATGGCTTGCATCAAAAATGAGGATTTGTATTTTCAATATGCGGCCTATACTACAGCACTGCGGTATTGTTTGGAAAATGTTTATTTGAAAAATGAGGCCAAATTTAAGGCCATGAAACCCAAAATCAACAAAGGTATTTTTGAAAACTACAAAGAGAGTGAAGTTTTTTGGGCTGAATACGACACCTTTATCGACAAAGGTTTTCATATTTTCTACGACCAGTTTCTGAAAACCAACCAGCAACAAGACGGCATCGAAAGCTACAGTAAGTTTGTCAACTTGCTAATCAATTATTATAAAGAAAGAGACTCCAAACTAGCAGAATTTATATAA
- a CDS encoding acetyl-CoA C-acyltransferase, protein MSKKVVIVSAVRTPIGSFMGSLSTVTATQLGATAIKGALDKINLDYNLVDEVLMGNVVQAGVGQAPARQAALFAGLPNSVIATTINKVCASGMKAVMQGAQAIMNGDAEIIVAGGMENMSLIPHYVHMRNGVKFGPTSLVDGMQKDGLVDAYDNNAMGVSADLCATEYKITREEQDAFAIQSYERSAKAWSEGKFDNEVVPVTIPQRRGDAIVFSKDEEYTNVKLDKIPALNPAFTKEGTVTAANASTINDGAAALVLMSEEKAVSMGLKPLAYIKSYADAAQEPKWFTTAPAKALPKALDKVGLSITDVDYFEFNEAFSVVGLANAKILGLDNNKINVNGGAVSLGHPLGCSGARIIVTLINVLEQNNAKIGAAAICNGGGGASAIVIERA, encoded by the coding sequence ATGAGTAAAAAAGTAGTTATCGTTTCAGCAGTAAGAACTCCTATCGGAAGTTTTATGGGATCTTTATCCACCGTTACTGCAACACAATTAGGGGCAACCGCTATTAAAGGCGCATTAGATAAAATTAATTTAGATTACAATTTAGTTGATGAAGTACTGATGGGTAATGTAGTTCAAGCCGGTGTCGGACAAGCGCCCGCTCGTCAAGCCGCATTATTTGCCGGTTTACCTAATAGTGTCATTGCTACTACCATCAATAAAGTATGTGCATCCGGAATGAAAGCGGTAATGCAGGGAGCACAAGCTATTATGAACGGAGATGCCGAAATCATTGTAGCCGGTGGTATGGAAAACATGAGCTTGATTCCGCATTATGTTCACATGAGAAACGGGGTGAAATTTGGCCCAACTTCTTTAGTGGATGGTATGCAAAAAGACGGTTTAGTTGATGCTTACGACAACAATGCCATGGGGGTTAGTGCCGATTTGTGCGCAACAGAATATAAAATAACCCGTGAAGAACAGGATGCTTTTGCTATTCAATCCTATGAGCGTTCGGCTAAAGCTTGGAGTGAAGGTAAATTTGATAACGAAGTGGTTCCGGTAACAATTCCGCAACGTCGTGGTGATGCTATTGTTTTTTCAAAAGACGAAGAATATACCAATGTAAAATTGGATAAAATACCTGCTCTTAATCCTGCTTTTACGAAAGAAGGAACGGTAACCGCAGCCAATGCTTCTACTATAAATGACGGAGCGGCAGCTTTGGTATTAATGAGTGAAGAAAAAGCTGTATCAATGGGATTAAAACCATTAGCTTATATCAAATCATATGCTGATGCAGCACAAGAACCAAAATGGTTTACAACAGCACCGGCAAAAGCTTTACCAAAAGCCTTAGACAAAGTTGGTTTATCAATCACAGATGTAGATTATTTCGAATTTAACGAAGCTTTTTCAGTGGTAGGTCTAGCCAATGCTAAAATTCTTGGTTTAGATAATAACAAAATAAATGTAAACGGTGGAGCTGTTTCCTTAGGGCATCCACTAGGATGTTCAGGAGCCAGAATCATTGTAACATTGATTAATGTATTAGAACAAAATAACGCTAAAATAGGAGCCGCAGCTATCTGTAATGGTGGTGGTGGTGCATCAGCCATTGTTATTGAAAGAGCTTAA
- a CDS encoding C40 family peptidase, producing the protein MFAICNLAIIPLRAEPSDRSEIVSQVLFGEHFEILETQNQWAKIKLQFDDYEGWVDSKQYQIISEKSFNSLSKDAIILNSDLVEYVTNPSNVLLPIPLGASLSFLNHSEINVDNFEFEGMRISGVKPKSDLIATAYLYLNAPYLWGGKTPFGIDCSGFTQMVYKLNGYKLLRDASQQSTQGDALSFIEESEPGDLAFFDNEEGKIIHVGIMMENNYIIHASGKVRIDRLDHLGIYNAEQNRHTHRLRVIKKII; encoded by the coding sequence ATGTTTGCCATTTGTAACTTAGCCATAATCCCTTTACGAGCCGAACCAAGCGATCGAAGCGAAATTGTTTCGCAGGTTTTGTTTGGAGAGCATTTTGAGATTTTGGAAACACAAAATCAATGGGCAAAAATCAAATTACAGTTTGATGATTACGAAGGCTGGGTCGATTCAAAACAATACCAAATTATCTCGGAAAAAAGCTTTAACTCACTTTCTAAAGATGCTATAATCCTGAATTCAGATTTGGTGGAATATGTTACCAATCCGTCCAATGTATTATTACCAATTCCGCTTGGTGCTTCGCTTTCGTTTTTAAATCATAGCGAAATCAATGTGGACAATTTCGAGTTTGAAGGCATGCGAATCAGTGGTGTTAAACCTAAATCCGATTTAATTGCTACAGCTTATTTATACCTCAATGCTCCTTATTTATGGGGAGGTAAAACACCTTTTGGTATTGATTGTTCCGGATTTACACAAATGGTATACAAACTCAATGGTTACAAATTACTGCGAGATGCTTCCCAACAATCAACTCAAGGCGATGCTTTGAGTTTTATTGAAGAAAGTGAACCCGGAGATTTAGCTTTCTTTGACAACGAAGAAGGCAAAATTATTCACGTTGGTATTATGATGGAAAACAATTATATCATTCACGCCAGCGGAAAAGTACGCATCGACCGTTTAGATCATTTAGGAATCTACAATGCGGAACAAAACAGACATACCCATCGATTGAGAGTCATTAAGAAAATCATATAA
- a CDS encoding alpha-amylase family glycosyl hydrolase, translating to MKKIITISLFFIAISFVSCIKSKEDSNSDARYQPKEYVKLKHPDWSKNATIYEVNVRQFTPEGTFKAFEAHLPRIKKMGIDIIWLMPINPIGVEKRKGTLGSEYSVKDYYGINPEFGTKDDFKHLVAKIHSMGMHVIVDWVANHSSWDNQLAKDHPDWYTKTEEGHFQPTPWYDWDDVIDFDYDQPGIRKYMTEALVYWVKDFDIDGYRCDTAGFIPTDFWDNVRAELDAVKPVFMLAEWESRDLHEKAFDMTYSWTLFDKMTAVTRDKKSISGLVEYMAHDVSTFPRNGYRMTFTDNHDINSWNGNQYANFGDGLEASMVLCSMVNGMPLVYGGQEAGLNHSLKFFDKDVIEWKETPFVSIYTTYLI from the coding sequence ATGAAAAAAATCATTACGATTTCCCTGTTTTTTATTGCGATATCATTTGTGAGTTGTATCAAATCAAAAGAAGATTCCAATTCAGACGCGCGATACCAACCGAAAGAATATGTAAAACTCAAACATCCGGATTGGAGTAAAAACGCCACCATCTATGAAGTCAATGTGAGACAGTTTACTCCTGAAGGAACCTTTAAAGCTTTTGAAGCTCATTTGCCCAGAATAAAAAAAATGGGCATCGATATCATTTGGCTAATGCCTATCAATCCGATTGGTGTTGAAAAAAGAAAAGGAACATTGGGCAGCGAATATTCCGTTAAAGATTATTATGGCATCAATCCTGAATTTGGCACTAAAGATGATTTCAAACATTTGGTAGCTAAAATTCACAGTATGGGCATGCATGTCATAGTAGATTGGGTTGCCAATCACTCATCATGGGACAATCAATTAGCTAAAGACCATCCGGATTGGTATACCAAAACCGAAGAAGGTCATTTTCAGCCAACGCCTTGGTATGATTGGGATGATGTAATCGACTTTGATTATGACCAGCCCGGTATCCGCAAATACATGACTGAAGCGCTGGTGTATTGGGTTAAAGATTTCGACATCGATGGGTATCGTTGTGATACAGCCGGATTTATTCCTACTGATTTTTGGGACAATGTACGTGCCGAATTAGATGCTGTAAAACCGGTCTTTATGTTGGCAGAATGGGAATCACGCGACTTACACGAAAAAGCCTTTGACATGACATATTCATGGACGCTATTTGATAAAATGACGGCGGTTACCCGAGATAAAAAAAGCATCAGCGGTTTAGTGGAATACATGGCTCACGATGTAAGTACTTTTCCGCGCAATGGCTACCGAATGACCTTTACGGATAATCACGATATAAATTCCTGGAACGGCAATCAATATGCCAATTTCGGGGACGGACTGGAAGCTTCTATGGTTTTGTGCAGCATGGTTAACGGAATGCCTTTGGTTTACGGTGGCCAGGAAGCAGGATTAAATCATTCTTTGAAATTTTTTGATAAAGATGTAATCGAATGGAAAGAAACTCCTTTTGTTTCGATCTACACTACCTATTTGATTTAA
- a CDS encoding alpha-glucosidase C-terminal domain-containing protein encodes MERNSFCFDLHYLFDLKHKNNALWNGNEGGVMVRVYNDKMDQVISFSRTKNNDKIIAVINYSDKPATVKLNSKHQKGTYQELFTKEAITLKGDDVFELKPWQYMVLVK; translated from the coding sequence ATGGAAAGAAACTCCTTTTGTTTCGATCTACACTACCTATTTGATTTAAAACATAAAAACAACGCTTTATGGAACGGTAATGAAGGTGGTGTAATGGTTCGCGTTTATAATGATAAAATGGATCAAGTGATTTCGTTTTCTCGAACCAAAAATAACGACAAAATCATTGCTGTCATCAACTACAGTGATAAACCTGCGACAGTAAAGCTAAACTCAAAACACCAAAAAGGCACCTATCAAGAGCTTTTTACCAAAGAAGCAATTACGCTTAAAGGTGATGATGTTTTTGAACTAAAGCCTTGGCAATACATGGTTTTGGTAAAATAA
- a CDS encoding porin family protein produces MKKIVLTVIAVLGLTTVSAQKKGDVEFGLNLGYNSSSVSDDQSNSDTGSGYNFGGSIDYYFSNAWSIKGKLIYDQKGWDNDLINGPNGNLYRTNINLNYLTIPIMANWHFGNKRNWYLNFGPYFGFLLNAEDTRFGYDITDDFNTNDFGLAVGVGVKIPVSNKLKIFFEFDGQGGFNDIFKNNDYSAVTNSRSSFNVGLNFLMK; encoded by the coding sequence ATGAAAAAAATCGTATTGACAGTCATTGCGGTGTTAGGATTAACCACCGTTTCTGCGCAAAAAAAAGGAGATGTTGAATTTGGGTTAAACCTTGGGTACAACAGTTCATCGGTTTCGGATGACCAATCTAATTCGGATACCGGCAGCGGGTATAATTTCGGGGGGTCTATTGATTATTATTTTTCAAATGCTTGGAGTATTAAAGGAAAATTGATTTACGATCAAAAAGGCTGGGATAATGATTTGATTAATGGTCCTAACGGAAATTTGTATCGTACTAATATTAATCTGAATTACCTAACGATTCCTATTATGGCTAACTGGCATTTTGGAAATAAAAGAAACTGGTACTTAAATTTCGGACCTTATTTCGGATTCCTTCTGAATGCTGAAGATACACGTTTTGGGTATGATATCACCGATGATTTTAATACCAATGATTTTGGTTTAGCGGTTGGTGTTGGAGTAAAAATTCCGGTTTCCAATAAATTGAAAATCTTTTTTGAATTTGACGGACAAGGCGGTTTCAATGATATATTCAAGAATAATGATTATTCCGCTGTTACAAATTCGCGTTCGAGTTTCAATGTTGGTTTGAATTTTTTAATGAAATAA
- a CDS encoding cysteine desulfurase family protein, with amino-acid sequence MKKVYLDNAATTPIRQKVIDEMVKVMQSDYGNPSSTHSIGRSAKAVMETSRKTIAKYLHCNAQEIIFTSSATEATNWILRSAVKDFGVKRIITSKVEHHATLYTTQALQAEFGVQLDYINVSEEGILDYKQLEDLLTEETKTIVSLMHVNNETGDISDIAKIGAVCHQYKALFHCDTVQSVGKTELDLQQLPIDFLVASAHKFHGPKGIGFAFVRKNLVLQPLLFGGEQEKGWRAGTEPVHQIAGMAKALELAVENLEEERRYITELKTYCWQKLQQTFPEIEVNGTSTFYNILNVLLPFSPEKTSMILFNLDMKGIAVSRGSACQSGSVKPSHVLAEMLSEEALKKPSLRISFSHYNTKEEIDYFIEGVKEI; translated from the coding sequence ATGAAAAAAGTTTATCTCGATAATGCGGCAACAACGCCTATTCGCCAAAAAGTCATTGACGAAATGGTAAAAGTGATGCAGTCAGATTATGGCAATCCATCCTCTACACACAGTATAGGTCGAAGTGCCAAAGCCGTGATGGAAACCTCTCGTAAAACGATTGCCAAATACTTGCATTGCAATGCTCAGGAAATCATTTTTACTTCAAGCGCCACCGAAGCTACGAATTGGATTTTAAGAAGTGCTGTAAAAGATTTTGGTGTAAAAAGAATCATTACGTCCAAAGTAGAGCATCATGCCACATTGTATACCACACAAGCCTTACAAGCGGAATTTGGTGTTCAGCTTGATTATATTAATGTATCCGAAGAAGGCATTTTAGACTATAAACAGTTGGAAGATTTGCTTACCGAAGAGACTAAAACCATAGTGTCGTTGATGCATGTTAATAATGAAACAGGCGATATCAGTGATATTGCTAAAATCGGAGCGGTATGCCACCAATATAAGGCTTTGTTTCATTGTGACACCGTTCAGTCGGTTGGAAAAACAGAATTAGATTTACAACAATTGCCCATTGATTTTTTGGTAGCCAGTGCCCATAAATTCCACGGGCCAAAAGGAATAGGTTTTGCCTTCGTTCGTAAAAATTTAGTGCTGCAACCCCTGCTGTTTGGAGGGGAACAGGAAAAAGGTTGGCGCGCCGGAACTGAGCCTGTGCATCAAATTGCCGGAATGGCCAAAGCTTTGGAATTGGCTGTAGAAAATCTAGAAGAAGAACGTCGTTATATAACGGAGCTGAAAACCTATTGTTGGCAAAAACTACAGCAGACTTTTCCTGAAATTGAGGTCAATGGTACTTCAACTTTTTACAATATTTTAAACGTATTGTTGCCTTTTTCTCCCGAAAAGACTTCTATGATTTTGTTCAATTTGGATATGAAAGGGATAGCCGTTTCAAGAGGAAGCGCTTGTCAAAGCGGAAGTGTAAAGCCTTCTCATGTGTTGGCCGAAATGCTGTCGGAAGAGGCCTTGAAAAAACCGAGTTTGCGTATTTCGTTTTCTCATTATAATACCAAAGAAGAAATTGATTATTTTATAGAAGGTGTAAAAGAAATCTAA